A genomic segment from Microthrixaceae bacterium encodes:
- a CDS encoding HipA domain-containing protein has product MNGRIEVWREGRHVGQFVVAADGVSFDYDEGASATPISLSLPRDRPAKKKAAFNFLANLLPEQERTRARMASVYGAASAGVFDLIHAAGGDMAGGLVLLPEDQEPTKRASEISPAAEQDIAKRVAAIKRDDSDTTPAGVPARFLLAGAQGKFALSLVEDDWYWPNESVPSTHIVKPGSPTYRGIEAAEAAAMNLAKRAGLSVAAAGVETFADQSAYVVRRFDREPSVGPLAARVHMEDLAQSLGRSPEGKYDVTAREVVSLLRTIDTGGGVTSEFLRQLAFNVIVGNADAHAKNYSLYLRPDGVAMTPLYDLVPVFLFPEVDQRLSMAIGGARSAKAVTPNHWRKFAQSVGLDVDEVLSLVREVAGAIGEACSGDNIWAALDPDQQRVATQYVARSVERSLQPIR; this is encoded by the coding sequence ATGAACGGTCGCATCGAAGTCTGGCGAGAAGGTCGCCATGTGGGGCAGTTCGTCGTCGCAGCCGACGGGGTGTCGTTCGACTACGACGAAGGGGCATCGGCCACACCGATTTCTCTCTCGTTGCCTCGTGACCGGCCAGCAAAGAAGAAGGCCGCCTTCAACTTTCTGGCAAACCTGCTTCCGGAACAGGAGCGGACGCGAGCGCGCATGGCCTCGGTCTACGGCGCGGCCAGTGCGGGCGTGTTCGACCTGATCCACGCCGCCGGAGGCGATATGGCCGGTGGGCTCGTTCTCTTGCCCGAAGACCAGGAGCCGACCAAGCGCGCTTCGGAAATCAGTCCAGCAGCAGAGCAAGACATCGCGAAACGGGTTGCGGCCATCAAGCGCGATGACAGCGACACGACACCGGCCGGCGTTCCAGCACGATTCTTGCTCGCCGGGGCTCAAGGCAAGTTCGCACTCTCGCTCGTGGAGGACGACTGGTATTGGCCGAATGAATCGGTGCCATCGACTCACATCGTGAAGCCAGGGAGCCCCACCTATCGAGGGATCGAGGCAGCGGAGGCGGCGGCGATGAACCTGGCGAAGCGGGCCGGGCTGTCGGTTGCCGCCGCCGGTGTCGAGACCTTCGCCGATCAAAGCGCGTATGTCGTGAGGCGGTTCGATCGTGAGCCCTCTGTGGGGCCACTTGCAGCTCGCGTGCACATGGAGGATCTCGCTCAGAGCCTCGGTCGTTCGCCGGAAGGCAAGTACGACGTGACGGCACGAGAGGTCGTTTCGCTGCTCCGAACAATCGACACCGGCGGTGGCGTAACGTCGGAGTTCCTCCGCCAGTTGGCGTTCAACGTCATCGTCGGGAACGCGGATGCCCACGCCAAGAACTACTCGCTGTATCTACGCCCCGATGGGGTTGCGATGACACCGTTGTACGACCTTGTGCCGGTATTCCTCTTTCCTGAGGTCGACCAACGACTCTCCATGGCCATCGGTGGGGCGCGGTCGGCGAAGGCGGTGACTCCGAACCACTGGCGCAAATTCGCACAGAGCGTCGGACTCGATGTCGACGAGGTGTTGTCGCTCGTTCGTGAGGTGGCCGGTGCGATCGGCGAAGCCTGCAGCGGCGACAACATCTGGGCAGCGCTCGATCCCGATCAGCAGCGCGTGGCGACGCAATACGTTGCCCGATCTGTCGAGCGCTCGCTTCAACCGATTCGCTAG
- a CDS encoding OB-fold domain-containing protein — protein MSQVAFAPEVFTWPSDSPQLISGKCDQRASVTFPKPSSCARCGSVDVAEHLLARTGTLWTFTTQEFLPKEPYAGGETPETFRPYGVGLVQLGDEVRVEARLTESDPKRLQIGMELELVIVPFRTDPDGTTVMTFAFAPIDKEN, from the coding sequence ATGTCGCAGGTCGCGTTCGCCCCCGAGGTGTTCACCTGGCCGTCGGATTCGCCACAACTCATCAGCGGCAAGTGTGATCAGCGCGCCTCGGTGACCTTTCCCAAGCCGAGCTCATGTGCGCGCTGCGGCTCGGTCGACGTCGCCGAGCACCTGTTGGCCCGCACCGGCACGTTGTGGACCTTCACCACCCAGGAGTTCCTGCCCAAGGAGCCCTACGCCGGCGGCGAGACCCCGGAGACCTTCCGCCCCTATGGGGTCGGACTCGTGCAACTCGGCGACGAGGTCCGCGTCGAGGCGCGGCTCACCGAAAGCGACCCGAAGCGTCTGCAGATCGGCATGGAACTCGAACTCGTCATCGTGCCCTTCCGAACCGACCCCGACGGTACGACCGTCATGACCTTCGCCTTCGCTCCCATCGATAAGGAGAACTGA
- a CDS encoding ceramidase produces the protein MSGRRVGHEPTGHIAASDCERCRRGLVAQPVNTVSSLAFVAAGALAIRSLRRRQADTPGETAVGWAAMAAGLGSVAYHGPGTAFGRYVHDASLLNLLASLTLADGSRASGRPVPRSALAIVPVVSSVAAHPRTSMGAQAAFGIAAGAAEAARVATEDSSRAIRVRDVAEAVTVGVGALAHVLGRSGGPWCRPDSLVQPHALWHVAMAATVYLRSSAT, from the coding sequence GTGAGCGGGCGCCGAGTCGGCCACGAGCCCACCGGTCACATCGCGGCATCGGATTGCGAGCGGTGTCGTCGGGGCCTCGTCGCTCAGCCGGTCAACACCGTGTCCAGCCTCGCGTTCGTCGCCGCGGGTGCGCTTGCCATTCGATCGCTGCGGCGGCGCCAGGCCGACACGCCCGGCGAAACCGCTGTGGGGTGGGCCGCGATGGCGGCAGGGCTCGGAAGCGTCGCGTACCACGGGCCCGGCACCGCGTTCGGCAGATACGTCCACGATGCGTCACTGCTGAACCTGCTCGCTTCGTTGACCTTGGCCGATGGCTCGCGTGCTTCGGGTCGGCCGGTACCGAGGTCGGCACTCGCGATCGTGCCGGTCGTGTCCTCGGTGGCGGCCCACCCGCGAACGTCCATGGGAGCACAGGCGGCGTTCGGCATCGCGGCGGGGGCGGCGGAGGCGGCCCGGGTTGCGACCGAGGACTCGAGTCGGGCGATCCGGGTGAGGGACGTGGCCGAGGCCGTGACCGTCGGGGTCGGGGCGCTCGCTCACGTGTTGGGTCGAAGCGGCGGACCGTGGTGTCGGCCCGACAGCCTCGTGCAGCCGCACGCGCTGTGGCACGTTGCAATGGCGGCGACGGTGTACCTGCGCAGCAGCGCGACCTGA
- a CDS encoding 1-acyl-sn-glycerol-3-phosphate acyltransferase yields MTQHALDPDATAVATRRVTLRDRIITIVAGLLTRAFFRSVEVEGSPPPPGPVVLAASHLYGFVDPVLLVAELGILPRFLAKATLWDTAVARPLLGFARVIPVHRRADGASGDDNASMFADAVAALEGGSMLALFPEGTTHDDPSIRPLRTGAARIAIQAAGSGVQGVSIVPVGVTYEDKVAVRGRAIVSYGTPIEVPSGALLGPDGEPLHEQVRELTDHLQREIQALTPHFDTTEEALALGAAATMTLHEERAAQTAVPLAEVNSTARRLALVEPAQRNALVSLVARYRMLLGFVGIDDVDVQRGISLTALARKIAVIAVVVTFLSPVALAGLLANIVPVALVLIAGLIPKAPVSKGTIRVLVAAVAFPATWLTLAFADARPGAFGDLLRSITLPVETLLGSAHHDRLGAVANLVVLVAVPLMGVLAMFVVERIRVLVDTIVRWRTFLDRRGQMDEVRERRREVVELTRRMLEQAS; encoded by the coding sequence GTGACACAGCACGCCTTGGACCCTGACGCCACGGCGGTCGCGACTCGGCGCGTCACGCTGCGAGATCGCATCATCACGATTGTCGCCGGGTTGCTCACGCGAGCGTTCTTCCGTTCCGTCGAAGTCGAAGGGTCGCCACCACCGCCCGGCCCGGTCGTGCTCGCCGCCAGCCATCTGTACGGCTTCGTCGATCCCGTTCTGTTGGTGGCGGAGCTCGGAATCCTGCCTCGTTTCCTGGCCAAGGCAACGCTGTGGGACACCGCAGTCGCGAGGCCGTTGCTGGGGTTCGCCCGCGTCATCCCCGTGCATCGGCGGGCCGACGGCGCAAGTGGGGACGACAACGCATCGATGTTCGCCGACGCGGTGGCCGCACTCGAAGGCGGGTCGATGCTCGCGCTCTTCCCCGAAGGCACCACCCACGACGATCCGTCGATTCGACCGCTGCGCACCGGAGCCGCCCGCATTGCGATCCAGGCTGCGGGGTCAGGGGTGCAGGGAGTGAGCATCGTGCCGGTGGGGGTCACCTACGAAGACAAGGTGGCGGTTCGCGGACGGGCGATCGTCAGCTACGGAACACCGATCGAGGTCCCGAGCGGCGCCCTGCTCGGACCCGACGGGGAACCCCTCCACGAGCAGGTGCGCGAGCTGACCGACCATCTCCAGCGCGAGATTCAGGCATTGACCCCGCACTTCGATACCACCGAGGAGGCACTCGCCCTCGGGGCCGCGGCAACCATGACGTTGCACGAGGAACGCGCCGCACAGACAGCGGTGCCGCTTGCCGAGGTGAATTCGACCGCCCGCCGTTTGGCCCTCGTCGAGCCGGCGCAGCGCAATGCGTTGGTGTCGCTGGTGGCTCGGTACAGAATGCTGCTCGGGTTCGTCGGCATCGATGATGTCGACGTGCAGCGCGGAATCAGCCTGACCGCGCTCGCCCGAAAGATTGCGGTGATCGCGGTCGTCGTGACGTTCCTGTCTCCCGTGGCACTCGCCGGCCTGCTGGCGAACATCGTGCCGGTGGCCCTGGTGTTGATCGCCGGGCTCATCCCGAAAGCTCCGGTTTCGAAGGGCACCATCCGCGTTCTCGTCGCCGCGGTGGCGTTTCCGGCGACCTGGCTCACGCTGGCCTTCGCCGACGCCCGACCCGGAGCGTTCGGCGACCTGTTGCGCAGTATCACCTTGCCGGTGGAGACCCTGTTGGGTTCCGCTCATCACGACCGGCTCGGCGCGGTGGCGAACCTGGTCGTGTTGGTGGCCGTCCCGCTGATGGGCGTTCTCGCGATGTTTGTCGTCGAGCGGATCCGCGTCCTGGTCGACACCATCGTTCGTTGGAGGACGTTCCTCGACCGTCGCGGCCAGATGGACGAGGTGCGCGAGCGACGTCGCGAGGTGGTGGAGCTCACTCGCCGCATGCTCGAGCAGGCGTCGTGA
- a CDS encoding DUF2252 domain-containing protein: MNEDLHGRAVDDAAHRRADLSEGRAARKRAPRKGLGVWDPAARQAPAIERLRAQEPVRDQDLLPLRYARMASSPWAYLRGAAAVMASDLATRPHSGLTVQMCGDAHVLNFGLWASPERRLLFNVRDFDETLPGPFEWDLKRLGASVFVLADSVGLPESRSAAAVTAAVEGYCEAIGRYAEMGELEVWYDRIDADAVRDELAPDAIEKVERVVRKQARKRSQAGAVQQFTEVVNGRRRIIEELPKRQRVAPNSIGAAGGFEEVYSMYLASIPAHLERLISRFKRLDAVRQVVGVGSVGMRVWLLLMEGDSGVPVFFQIKQATHSVFEDVLEPSRFASHGERVVVGQRLMQSASDMFLGHLSAGGHDYYLRQFRDMKVIPDGDRIAGSLTEFSRLCGLALAKSHARSGEPGDIADYIGKGAAFSRSIVDFSRAYAAQTHADHADLVALAAAGGIEVAERPW, encoded by the coding sequence ATGAACGAAGATCTCCATGGCCGGGCCGTCGACGACGCGGCCCATCGACGGGCGGATCTGTCCGAGGGTCGGGCGGCGCGAAAGCGGGCGCCGCGCAAGGGGCTTGGCGTGTGGGACCCGGCCGCCCGGCAGGCACCGGCGATCGAACGCCTCCGCGCCCAGGAGCCGGTACGGGATCAGGACCTGCTGCCGCTTCGCTATGCGCGGATGGCCTCGTCGCCGTGGGCGTATCTGCGCGGTGCCGCCGCGGTCATGGCCTCGGATCTGGCGACCCGACCGCACTCGGGGTTGACGGTGCAGATGTGTGGTGATGCACACGTGCTCAACTTCGGTCTGTGGGCCTCACCGGAACGACGGTTGTTGTTCAACGTCCGCGACTTCGATGAGACGCTGCCGGGCCCGTTCGAGTGGGATCTCAAGCGTCTCGGCGCGAGCGTGTTCGTGCTCGCCGATTCGGTCGGCCTGCCCGAATCCAGGAGTGCGGCAGCGGTCACCGCCGCGGTTGAGGGCTACTGCGAGGCAATCGGCCGTTACGCCGAGATGGGGGAGTTGGAGGTCTGGTATGACCGGATCGATGCCGACGCCGTCCGCGACGAACTGGCTCCGGATGCTATCGAGAAGGTCGAGCGAGTCGTTCGTAAACAGGCGCGCAAGCGGAGCCAGGCCGGGGCGGTACAGCAGTTCACCGAAGTGGTGAACGGGCGCCGCCGCATCATCGAGGAGCTACCGAAGCGCCAACGCGTCGCGCCGAACTCGATCGGTGCCGCCGGTGGGTTTGAGGAGGTGTATTCGATGTATCTGGCGTCGATACCGGCTCATCTGGAACGTCTGATTTCCCGGTTCAAACGCCTCGATGCCGTTCGGCAGGTGGTCGGGGTCGGCAGCGTCGGAATGCGGGTCTGGTTGTTGCTCATGGAGGGCGACAGCGGGGTTCCGGTGTTCTTTCAAATCAAACAAGCCACGCACTCGGTGTTTGAGGATGTGCTCGAACCGAGCCGATTCGCGAGCCACGGCGAGCGGGTGGTGGTCGGTCAGCGGTTGATGCAGTCCGCCAGCGACATGTTCCTGGGGCACCTCAGCGCAGGTGGCCACGACTACTACCTCCGGCAGTTCCGCGACATGAAGGTCATTCCCGACGGCGACCGGATTGCCGGGTCGCTCACGGAGTTCAGCCGTCTGTGCGGCCTGGCGTTGGCCAAGTCGCACGCGCGCAGCGGCGAACCCGGCGATATCGCCGACTACATCGGAAAGGGCGCGGCCTTTTCTCGCTCGATCGTCGACTTCAGCCGGGCGTATGCCGCCCAGACCCATGCCGACCATGCCGACCTCGTCGCGCTCGCGGCCGCCGGCGGAATCGAGGTTGCCGAACGGCCGTGGTAG
- a CDS encoding polyprenyl synthetase family protein: MAADLARVELELAASASSDDPYLTEIASHLISAGGKRVRPGFCIAAAATSPNDPSFGAGASGAHIDIVRAAVSVELVHLGSLYHDDVMDDAIIRRNVESVNAKWGNLKAILAGDFLLARASEIASSLGVEVAGLLASTIARLCEGQVLELRYTYDTFRSEADYLSSIDGKTAALLATACRIGGIVAELPDAQIDALTTFGSAYGMAFQIVDDVLDLVATPEELGKPSGHDMLEGVYTLPVLRTLQSDSGPELRPLLTDSMSDADLATAVALVKEAGWIHGAIDVARSYANDAVSAIGSLPESMGVVGLQAATAHLVDSVESLAAR; this comes from the coding sequence ATGGCTGCCGACCTCGCACGCGTGGAACTCGAACTCGCTGCCTCGGCGAGCTCCGATGACCCCTATCTCACCGAGATCGCCTCGCACCTGATCTCCGCCGGCGGAAAGCGGGTTCGTCCGGGCTTTTGCATCGCCGCGGCCGCCACCTCGCCCAACGACCCGTCGTTCGGCGCCGGCGCATCGGGGGCACACATCGACATCGTGCGCGCCGCGGTGTCGGTCGAATTGGTGCACCTCGGCTCGCTGTACCACGACGACGTGATGGACGATGCGATCATCCGGCGCAACGTCGAATCGGTGAACGCCAAGTGGGGCAACCTCAAGGCCATCCTCGCCGGCGATTTCCTGCTCGCCCGAGCGTCGGAGATCGCGAGTTCGCTCGGAGTCGAGGTCGCCGGGCTGTTGGCCAGCACCATCGCCCGTCTGTGTGAGGGTCAAGTCCTCGAACTGCGTTACACCTACGACACGTTCCGCTCCGAGGCCGACTACCTCTCCTCGATCGACGGCAAGACCGCGGCCCTCCTGGCGACCGCCTGTCGAATCGGGGGCATCGTCGCCGAGTTGCCCGACGCCCAGATCGACGCGCTCACCACGTTCGGCTCGGCATACGGCATGGCGTTTCAGATCGTCGACGACGTGTTGGACCTCGTGGCAACCCCCGAGGAGCTCGGCAAACCCTCCGGCCACGACATGTTGGAGGGCGTCTACACCCTGCCGGTGTTGCGGACCCTGCAGAGCGACAGCGGTCCGGAGTTGCGGCCACTCCTGACCGACTCGATGAGCGACGCCGACCTCGCCACCGCCGTCGCGCTGGTGAAGGAGGCCGGTTGGATTCACGGCGCCATCGACGTCGCTCGCTCGTACGCCAACGATGCGGTGTCGGCGATCGGGTCACTGCCGGAGTCGATGGGGGTCGTGGGATTGCAGGCCGCGACCGCCCACCTCGTCGACTCGGTCGAGTCGCTCGCCGCGCGCTGA
- a CDS encoding ATP-dependent Clp protease ATP-binding subunit, with protein sequence MFERFTDRARRVVVLAQEEARLLNHNYIGTEHILLGLIHEGEGVAAKALESLAISLEAVRQQVEEIIGQGGSSPSGHIPFTPRAKKVLELSLREALQLGHNYIGTEHILLGLIREGEGVAAQVLVKLGADLSRVRQQVIQLLSGYPGPAGASGQSGQPQQGGEKASTGGGSGDNASGSLVLDQFGRNFTQLARDKKLDPVIGREKETERMMQVLSRRTKNNPVLVGEPGVGKTAIVEGLAQAIAAGNVPETLLNKQLYTLDLGALVAGSRYRGDFEERLKKVLKEIKTRGDIILFIDEIHTLVGAGAAEGAIDAASILKPMLARGELQTIGATTLEEYRKYLEKDAALERRFQKIVVEEPSVAHTIEILKGLRERYENHHRVTITDQALVAAANMADRYISDRQLPDKAIDLIDEAGARLRIRRLQSPPDYRELEAEIAEVTRQKKEAVEKQDFEEAGRLRDKEKELLARKDAKDAEMKASGVDLFDEVDEEAIAEVLSLWTGIPVYKLTEEETAKLLRMEDELHKRVIGQHEAIKAVSQAIRRTRAGLKDPRRPSGSFIFLGPSGVGKTELAKTLAEFLFGDESAMITLDMSEYMEKHTVSRLVGSPPGYVGYDEGGQLTEAVRRKPFSIVLFDEIEKAHPDVFNTLLQILEEGRLTDSQGRSVDFRNTVLIMTSNLGTADLRKAVVGFSKRDEAVSYEKMKAKVNEALKAHFRPEFLNRIDETIVFGELSKPEVIQIVDFMVARVAEQLSGQGMGLEVSDPAKLFLADRGYDPTMGARPLRRAIQRLVEDPLSEKLLWKEFRAGQIISIDVADDPENPGDQILTFAGKEGFIPPTLEADDLLEVAPPAPPAVTAAGGDSAAEA encoded by the coding sequence GTGTTTGAACGATTTACCGACCGAGCCCGCCGCGTCGTAGTCCTCGCGCAAGAAGAGGCGCGCTTGCTCAACCACAACTACATCGGCACCGAGCACATCCTGCTCGGCCTGATCCACGAGGGTGAGGGCGTCGCTGCCAAGGCGCTTGAATCGCTGGCGATTTCGCTTGAGGCCGTGCGCCAGCAGGTGGAGGAGATCATCGGCCAGGGCGGTTCGTCGCCGTCTGGGCACATCCCCTTCACCCCGCGTGCCAAGAAGGTGCTCGAGTTGTCGCTGCGAGAGGCGTTGCAGCTCGGCCACAACTACATCGGCACCGAGCACATCCTGCTCGGTCTCATCCGCGAGGGTGAGGGCGTTGCGGCACAGGTGTTGGTGAAACTCGGCGCCGACCTGTCGCGGGTGCGCCAGCAGGTGATCCAGTTGCTGAGCGGTTATCCCGGCCCGGCCGGCGCTTCCGGTCAATCCGGCCAGCCGCAACAGGGTGGGGAGAAGGCGTCGACCGGTGGCGGTTCGGGCGACAACGCGTCCGGTTCGCTCGTGCTCGATCAGTTCGGCCGCAACTTCACCCAGCTCGCTCGCGACAAGAAGCTCGACCCGGTCATCGGGCGCGAGAAGGAAACCGAACGGATGATGCAGGTGCTCAGCCGCCGCACCAAGAACAACCCCGTTCTGGTCGGCGAGCCGGGTGTCGGCAAGACCGCCATCGTCGAGGGCCTCGCCCAGGCGATCGCGGCCGGCAACGTGCCCGAGACGCTGCTCAACAAGCAGCTGTACACCCTCGATCTGGGTGCCCTCGTCGCCGGTTCTCGCTATCGCGGCGATTTCGAGGAGCGCCTCAAGAAGGTGCTGAAGGAAATCAAGACCCGCGGCGACATCATCTTGTTCATCGACGAGATCCACACCCTCGTCGGTGCGGGCGCCGCGGAAGGCGCGATCGATGCTGCCAGCATCCTCAAGCCGATGCTGGCCCGTGGCGAGTTGCAGACCATCGGTGCGACCACACTCGAGGAATACCGCAAGTACCTCGAAAAAGATGCGGCACTCGAGCGACGCTTCCAGAAGATCGTGGTGGAGGAGCCCTCGGTGGCTCACACCATCGAGATCCTCAAGGGCCTGCGCGAACGCTACGAGAACCACCACCGCGTCACGATCACCGATCAGGCGCTCGTCGCGGCCGCCAACATGGCCGATCGCTACATCTCCGATCGCCAGCTTCCGGACAAGGCCATCGACCTGATCGACGAGGCAGGTGCCCGTCTGCGCATTCGTCGGCTTCAGAGCCCGCCCGACTACCGCGAACTCGAGGCCGAGATCGCCGAGGTCACCCGGCAGAAGAAGGAAGCCGTCGAGAAGCAGGATTTCGAAGAGGCCGGTCGCCTGCGAGACAAGGAAAAGGAACTCCTCGCCCGCAAGGACGCGAAGGATGCCGAGATGAAGGCGTCCGGAGTCGACCTGTTCGACGAGGTCGACGAGGAGGCCATCGCCGAGGTGTTGTCTCTGTGGACCGGCATTCCGGTTTACAAGCTCACCGAGGAGGAGACCGCCAAGCTCCTGCGTATGGAAGATGAGCTGCACAAGCGGGTCATCGGCCAACACGAGGCCATCAAGGCCGTCAGCCAGGCGATTCGCCGCACTCGCGCCGGACTCAAGGATCCTCGTCGTCCCAGCGGTTCGTTCATCTTCCTCGGCCCCTCGGGTGTCGGTAAGACCGAGCTCGCCAAGACGCTCGCGGAGTTCCTCTTCGGCGATGAGTCGGCGATGATCACCCTCGACATGTCCGAGTACATGGAAAAGCACACGGTGAGCCGTCTCGTCGGTTCGCCTCCCGGCTACGTCGGCTACGACGAGGGCGGTCAGCTCACCGAGGCCGTTCGCCGTAAGCCGTTCTCGATCGTGTTGTTCGACGAGATCGAAAAAGCCCACCCCGACGTGTTCAACACCCTCCTGCAGATCCTTGAGGAAGGCCGTCTGACCGACAGTCAGGGTCGTTCGGTCGACTTCCGCAACACGGTGTTGATCATGACCTCGAACCTCGGCACCGCCGATCTTCGCAAGGCCGTGGTCGGGTTCTCCAAGCGCGACGAGGCCGTCTCCTACGAAAAGATGAAGGCGAAGGTCAACGAGGCGCTCAAGGCGCACTTCCGCCCCGAGTTCCTGAACCGCATCGACGAGACCATCGTGTTCGGCGAACTGTCCAAGCCCGAGGTCATCCAGATCGTTGACTTCATGGTCGCTCGCGTGGCCGAACAGCTCAGCGGTCAGGGCATGGGCCTCGAGGTCAGCGACCCGGCCAAGTTGTTCCTCGCCGACCGCGGCTACGACCCGACGATGGGCGCTCGCCCGCTTCGTCGTGCGATTCAGCGCCTCGTCGAGGATCCGCTGTCGGAGAAGCTCCTGTGGAAGGAGTTCCGCGCCGGTCAGATCATCAGCATCGACGTCGCCGACGATCCGGAGAACCCGGGCGATCAGATCCTCACCTTCGCAGGCAAGGAAGGGTTCATCCCGCCGACCCTCGAAGCGGATGATCTGCTCGAGGTGGCTCCGCCAGCACCGCCGGCCGTCACTGCCGCCGGCGGAGATTCGGCCGCCGAAGCCTGA
- a CDS encoding thiolase family protein, with amino-acid sequence MNDVAIIGVGLHPFGRFGAKSAIDMGADAARAALADAGVAWSDIQFGFGGSFEVDNPDPVTSRLGLTGIPFMDVYNGCATAATALNLAADSIRSGQYDIGIAVGMDKHGYGAFTSDPVDYAAPEWYGEIGHFLTTKFFAMKINRYMHDYGISHETLARVANKGYRNGVLNPNALRRKEISVEDILSSRMLNYPLTQYMFCSPDEGAAAVILCRADRAKQYTSTPIYLRATTLRTRRYGAFEVHASWAAVEQDAAPTVYASKAAYEIAGIGPEDVDVIQLQDTDAGAEVIHMAENGFCADGDQERLIAEGATEIGGSMPVNTDGGLIANGEPIGASGLRQVYELVQQLRGTAGDRQVPGDPKVGYAQLYGAPGTAGVSILSR; translated from the coding sequence ATGAACGACGTCGCCATCATCGGGGTCGGCCTGCACCCGTTCGGTCGCTTCGGCGCCAAGTCCGCGATCGACATGGGCGCGGACGCGGCGCGGGCCGCGCTCGCCGACGCCGGGGTGGCCTGGTCCGACATCCAGTTCGGTTTCGGCGGCAGCTTCGAGGTCGACAATCCCGACCCCGTGACGAGCCGACTCGGGCTCACCGGCATCCCGTTCATGGACGTCTACAACGGATGCGCCACCGCCGCGACGGCACTGAACCTTGCGGCCGACTCGATTCGATCGGGCCAATACGACATCGGCATCGCGGTCGGCATGGACAAGCACGGCTACGGGGCGTTCACCTCCGACCCGGTCGACTACGCGGCCCCCGAGTGGTACGGCGAGATCGGCCATTTCCTCACGACCAAGTTCTTCGCCATGAAGATCAACCGCTACATGCACGACTACGGGATCAGCCACGAAACCCTGGCCCGGGTCGCCAACAAGGGGTATCGAAACGGCGTGCTGAACCCGAACGCGCTGCGACGTAAAGAGATCAGCGTCGAGGACATCTTGTCGTCGCGCATGTTGAACTACCCGCTGACCCAGTACATGTTCTGCAGTCCCGACGAGGGCGCCGCCGCGGTCATCTTGTGCCGGGCGGATCGGGCGAAGCAGTACACCTCGACGCCGATCTATCTGCGCGCCACGACGCTGAGGACCCGCCGCTACGGCGCCTTCGAGGTGCACGCGAGCTGGGCTGCTGTCGAACAGGACGCGGCACCGACCGTGTACGCATCAAAGGCCGCGTACGAGATCGCCGGAATCGGGCCGGAGGATGTCGACGTCATCCAGTTGCAGGACACCGACGCCGGGGCCGAGGTCATCCACATGGCCGAGAACGGGTTCTGTGCGGATGGTGATCAGGAACGGCTCATCGCCGAGGGTGCGACCGAGATCGGCGGGTCGATGCCCGTGAACACCGATGGTGGGCTCATCGCCAACGGCGAACCGATCGGCGCGTCGGGCCTTCGTCAGGTGTACGAGCTGGTGCAACAGCTCCGCGGCACGGCGGGCGACCGCCAGGTTCCGGGCGACCCGAAGGTCGGATACGCCCAGCTCTACGGCGCTCCCGGCACGGCCGGGGTGTCGATCCTGTCTCGCTGA